One region of Chryseobacterium sp. C-71 genomic DNA includes:
- the glmM gene encoding phosphoglucosamine mutase: MSLIKSISGIRGTIGGKVNDNLTPLDVVKFASAFGTWLQNNKNKKDLTLIIGRDARISGSMVNSLVCATLQGLGIHVVDLGLSTTPTVEIMVPELDADGGIILTASHNPKQWNALKLLNEKGEFINGENGAEVLALAEAEDFNYAEVDDLGKYETRDDAFDIHIQQILDLPMVDVEAIKAKKYKIVLDAVNSTGGIAIPMLLDKLGCETVKLYCEPTGQFPHNPEPLKEHLGDICELVIKEKADFGVVVDPDVDRLALVDENGEMFGEEYTLVAVADYLLKNKNGVAISNLSSSRALRDVAKTHSSEYFASAVGEVNVVNLMKEKNAVIGGEGNGGIIYPELHYGRDSLVGVALFLTHLAKENKTVSELRASYPSYFMGKKKIELTPEINVDELLTKMEKEYQNEEVSTVDGVKIDFENNWVHLRKSNTEPIIRIYTEAFSQEEADKLGDDMIAKIRSLI, translated from the coding sequence ATGTCATTAATAAAAAGTATTTCCGGAATCAGAGGAACGATTGGTGGGAAAGTAAATGATAACCTGACACCGCTTGATGTTGTGAAATTTGCTTCGGCATTCGGAACCTGGCTTCAGAATAATAAAAATAAAAAAGATTTAACCCTAATCATCGGTCGCGATGCCAGAATTTCTGGTTCAATGGTAAATTCTCTAGTTTGCGCAACTTTGCAAGGTTTGGGAATCCACGTTGTAGATTTAGGACTTTCAACGACTCCAACGGTTGAGATTATGGTTCCTGAATTGGATGCTGATGGTGGAATTATTTTAACTGCTTCACACAATCCAAAACAATGGAATGCGCTGAAGTTATTAAATGAAAAAGGAGAATTTATCAACGGAGAAAACGGTGCTGAAGTTTTAGCATTGGCGGAAGCTGAAGATTTTAATTATGCTGAAGTTGATGATTTAGGAAAATACGAAACACGAGATGATGCTTTTGATATTCATATTCAGCAGATTCTTGATTTGCCGATGGTGGATGTTGAAGCTATTAAAGCTAAAAAATATAAAATCGTTTTAGACGCAGTAAATTCTACAGGCGGAATTGCAATTCCGATGCTTTTAGATAAATTAGGTTGCGAAACGGTAAAATTATACTGCGAACCCACTGGACAGTTCCCGCACAATCCTGAACCTTTGAAAGAACATTTGGGAGATATTTGTGAATTAGTGATCAAAGAAAAAGCAGATTTTGGCGTTGTAGTAGATCCGGATGTTGACAGGCTGGCATTGGTTGACGAAAACGGAGAAATGTTCGGTGAAGAATATACGTTGGTTGCTGTTGCGGATTACTTGTTGAAAAACAAAAACGGAGTCGCCATTTCAAACCTCTCTTCAAGTCGTGCTTTGAGAGATGTTGCAAAAACTCACAGCTCAGAATATTTTGCAAGTGCTGTAGGAGAAGTGAATGTGGTGAATTTAATGAAAGAAAAAAACGCCGTGATCGGCGGTGAAGGAAATGGTGGAATTATCTATCCTGAACTTCATTACGGAAGAGATTCTTTAGTAGGTGTTGCTTTGTTTTTGACGCATTTGGCAAAAGAAAACAAAACGGTTTCCGAATTGAGAGCGAGCTACCCGAGTTATTTCATGGGGAAAAAGAAAATAGAACTAACTCCTGAAATAAATGTTGATGAACTTTTAACTAAAATGGAAAAAGAGTATCAAAATGAAGAAGTCTCTACAGTTGATGGAGTGAAAATAGATTTTGAAAACAATTGGGTTCACTTGAGAAAATCGAATACAGAACCGATTATCAGAATTTATACAGAGGCTTTCTCACAAGAAGAAGCCGACAAATTAGGCGATGATATGATTGCAAAAATCAGAAGTTTGATTTAA
- a CDS encoding lipopolysaccharide assembly protein LapB, whose product MEEYFGNELVKKFEEMMENNDEFYFDTEELDDIIVYYLELGDFNYADMAVTYGLKIHPNSLDIKIKKLEVLLEWEDYNTAKEMIDELKGSSMENTDFLVCYAKYYSNLGNPRKAIDICKQALELNEEENFLNNFIADEYVNLGDPFNALKHYQQALKEDPTDEYSLENAMICFSDLNKSDEAIAFLNDYLDNFAYSEVAWSEYGQFYFNRKNYEEAIKGFDYMLAINSSAVGVYASKAACYEALNQHKKAIEVYEEMLELEYTKAFTFYKIGLCYKALKQPTIALNYFQKSLREDPQFYLAMMEQSYLYEEMGGMPEALHFAREATLLNDGNLEYQKRLAFLFIDSGKFEESLSCLKKLVDAEPSRFYNWYAYTEVLMLVGEYEEAVTVLIAALEHHNRAELHYQLSNCYFNLKNTTKGAESLEKALELDPSLITDMQKKYPYIKDEVKKAKAKVKKKSE is encoded by the coding sequence TTGGAAGAATATTTTGGAAATGAACTTGTAAAAAAGTTCGAGGAAATGATGGAAAATAATGATGAATTCTACTTCGATACAGAAGAATTAGATGATATCATTGTGTACTATCTGGAGTTGGGAGATTTTAATTACGCTGATATGGCAGTAACTTACGGTCTCAAAATTCATCCCAATTCTTTAGATATCAAGATCAAAAAACTTGAAGTGCTCTTAGAATGGGAAGATTATAATACGGCGAAAGAAATGATCGACGAGTTAAAAGGTTCTTCTATGGAGAATACAGACTTTTTGGTATGCTACGCAAAGTATTATTCGAATTTAGGAAATCCTAGAAAAGCAATTGACATTTGCAAACAAGCTTTAGAATTAAATGAAGAAGAAAACTTTTTGAATAATTTTATCGCTGACGAATATGTCAATTTGGGAGATCCTTTTAACGCTCTTAAGCATTATCAGCAGGCTTTGAAAGAAGATCCTACGGATGAATATTCTTTGGAGAACGCAATGATCTGTTTCAGTGATCTGAATAAGAGCGATGAAGCAATAGCTTTCCTGAATGACTATCTAGATAATTTTGCCTATTCAGAAGTAGCGTGGAGCGAGTACGGACAGTTTTATTTCAACAGAAAAAACTACGAAGAAGCCATCAAAGGTTTCGACTATATGCTCGCTATTAATTCCAGCGCTGTTGGAGTTTACGCAAGTAAAGCGGCATGTTATGAGGCTTTAAATCAACACAAAAAAGCAATCGAAGTTTATGAAGAAATGCTGGAGTTGGAATATACAAAAGCATTTACATTTTATAAAATCGGGTTGTGTTATAAAGCACTAAAACAACCAACGATCGCTTTAAATTACTTCCAGAAATCACTAAGGGAAGATCCTCAGTTTTATTTGGCAATGATGGAGCAGTCTTATCTTTACGAAGAAATGGGTGGAATGCCGGAAGCTTTGCACTTCGCAAGAGAAGCCACTTTACTGAATGACGGAAACCTTGAGTATCAGAAGAGACTCGCATTTTTATTCATCGACTCAGGGAAGTTTGAAGAAAGTCTTTCGTGTCTGAAGAAATTGGTAGATGCAGAACCGTCAAGATTTTACAATTGGTATGCATACACTGAAGTTTTGATGTTGGTGGGCGAATATGAAGAAGCTGTCACTGTTTTGATTGCTGCATTGGAACATCACAATCGTGCAGAATTGCATTATCAGCTGAGTAACTGTTATTTTAATTTAAAAAATACAACAAAAGGCGCTGAAAGTTTAGAGAAAGCATTAGAGCTTGATCCTTCATTGATTACAGATATGCAGAAAAAATATCCGTATATCAAAGATGAGGTGAAAAAGGCGAAGGCGAAAGTGAAGAAGAAAAGCGAATAG
- a CDS encoding DUF2683 family protein, whose amino-acid sequence MTITINPKNKKELAKIKAILKAVEIDFVEGINNDDWWNKISKAEKELIEEGIKDFEKGNVVSHEDFLKSYGR is encoded by the coding sequence ATGACAATTACCATTAATCCTAAAAATAAAAAAGAACTTGCCAAAATAAAAGCAATTTTGAAGGCAGTGGAAATTGATTTTGTAGAAGGAATTAATAATGATGATTGGTGGAATAAGATTTCTAAAGCTGAGAAAGAATTAATAGAAGAAGGAATAAAAGATTTTGAAAAGGGAAATGTTGTTTCACATGAAGATTTTTTAAAATCGTACGGAAGATGA
- a CDS encoding type II toxin-antitoxin system RelE/ParE family toxin: protein MIKIIWSIRAKKEFDKVYQYWADHNKSNIYPEKILDETVRMINLLRDQNKIGLKSSTKELRRVLILENFSLSYRLTKKEIKIFSFFDNRQNPKKNKF, encoded by the coding sequence ATGATAAAAATAATCTGGTCAATTCGTGCTAAGAAAGAATTTGACAAGGTTTATCAATATTGGGCAGATCACAATAAATCAAATATTTATCCGGAAAAAATTCTTGATGAAACTGTGCGAATGATTAATCTATTGAGAGATCAAAATAAAATTGGACTAAAAAGTAGTACAAAAGAATTACGAAGAGTTTTAATATTGGAAAATTTCTCATTAAGTTATCGGCTTACAAAAAAAGAAATTAAAATATTTTCATTTTTTGATAACAGACAAAATCCGAAGAAAAATAAATTTTAA